From the Acidimicrobiales bacterium genome, the window CGCGCTGGGGACCGTGTATCACTACTTCACGTCGAAGGACCATCTCCTCGCCGAGTCGATGACCGAATGGTTGTCGGGCCTCGAAGCGTCGATCGAGCGGCGTCCGGCGGTGGGGGACACCACGCTCGAGCGGGTGCTCGACATCCTTCGTCGCACCACCCGCGGGATGGCGGAGAACCGGCAGATCTCCGCCGCGGTGATCGGGGGACTCATCGCCGAGGGCCCCCACGGAGCGGCCAGCCAGGAGGCGCTCCACGTGATGTTCAGCGCCATGCTGCGATCGGCCTTCGAGCCGGAGTTCCCCGCCGAACGCCGCGACAAGATCATCCGGTCGCTCGAACACATCTGGTTCTCCGAGCTGATCGCCTGGAAGAACGGATGGAATCCCTACGAGCAGAGCGCGCAGGAACTCGAGGACGCGGCCGTCCTGTTCCTCGAGGGCGTCGACTAGCTGCCGGTCCACCTCGTCGGACCCCTCGTTGGCCAAGCTGGTGATCTCCCACCAGCGGGAGTCTGCGAGAGGAAACCGAGAATGAAGACGTCCCTGAAACTCGTTGCGGCGATCGCCGCCCTGATGTTGTTCGCATCGTCGTGTGGCGACGACGGCGGTGGTGGCGGTGGCAACACCGCCTCGGCCGACGATCCCTTGGTGCAGGCCATCGTCGACGACATCATGGCCGGCGGCGACGGGGTCACGACCGACCGGGCCGAGGCCGAGTGCTTCGTCGGTGGCGTCGTCGGTGAGATCGGCACCGCCAGGTTGAACGCACTCGGGGTGACCGAGACCAACATCGCGGCGCTCGACGAGATCGAGTGGACCGAGGACGAGGCGCGGTCGGTGGTCGACTCGATGTTCTCGTGCGTCGACGTCACCGCCAGCTTCGTCGACGACATGGACTTCGGGGAGCTCGACGACAGCCAGGCCGAGTGCGTGCGAGGCATCTTCAGCGAGGACGTGCTGAAGGACTTCATGGTGTCGACCTTCACCGGTGACGAGGACGCGATGAGCGGGATCTTCGCGTTGATGGGTCAGGTCCAGGAGTGCGGAATCGACGTCTTCGGCGGCTGAGTCATTCGATCATGGAACCCTCCTGGGCCTAACGTTGCGGCCCAGGAGGATTCCATGTCGCACGAACTGATCATCCGAGGCGGGACCGTCGTCGACGGCACCGGCGCCGAGCCCGTCAGCGCCGACGTCGCCATCGACGGTGAGCGCATCTCCGCGATCGGCGACCTGTCGCACGCCACGGCGGCCGAGGAGATCGACGCCACCGGCAAGATCGTCAGCCCGGGGTTCGTCGATCTCCACACGCACCTCGACGCCCAGATCGGCTGGGACCCCATGATGACGTCGGCCAGCTGGCACGGCATCACCACGGCGGTGATCGGCAACTGCGGCGTCACGTTCGCGCCGGTGAAGCCGGAGAACCGCGAGTACCTCGCCGAGATGATGGAGTCCGTCGAGGACATCCCGAAGGACGCGATCCTGAGCGGCCTGCCGTGGAACTGGTCGACCTACGGCGAATACCTCGACGCCGTGGAAGGTCTGAACCCGGCGCTCAACGTCGTGGGGCTCGTCGGTCACTGCGCGGTTCGCTACCACGTGATGGGGGAGCGGTCGCTCTCCGACGAGGCGCCGACGGCGGCCGAACTGGCCGAGATCGGCGAGATCGCCGGCCAGGCCGTCACCGACGGTGCCGTCGGCTTTTCGACCTCACGCATCTTGCTCCACAAGGTCCCCGACGGCCGCCACGTGCCCGGTACCTGGGCGCCCATCGAGGAATACGTGGCGGTGGGCGAGGCCATGCAGGCGGCCGGCGGTGGCCTGTTCCAGGGAGTGCTCGACATGGCGACCCGGCGCGACGAGGAGTACCGCCTGCTCGACGCGGTGGCCGACACCGGCGCCGACGTGCTCTTCAGCGGAGGGGTCGGTGACGCGCCGCCCAGGGTCGTGCAGCGCCAGGACGAGTACTTCCAGTCGCAGAACGCCCGGGGGCGACGCATCTCGGCCATCTCCCAGACCCGACCCGGTGGCATCCTCGTCGGCCTGCGCCAGATGATGCCGGTGTTCTCGCCGGCCTGGAAGGCATTGGCCGACCTGCCGACGATGGAAGCCCGACTCGCCGTGCTGCACGACGCCGACGAGCGGGCCGTCCTCTTGGAGGAGGGCGTCGCCGCGGGTACCTGGTACGACCCTGCCCACATCCATCCCCTCGGCCTCGAGGAGTATCCCGACTATCAGGTGGAAGGGCACGAGCAGGGCTCGATCGCGGCGCTGGCGGAGGTCGCCGGGGTGCACCCGGTCGAGTTGATCGTGGATCGACTGCTTCGCAGTGAGGGCCGCGAGCTCTACAACGTGTGGTTCTTCAACCGCGCCGCCGACAGCCTGGCCGACTACCTCCAGCTCGACCATGTCGCGCCGGGTCTCGGCGACGCCGGTGCCCATGTCGGCCAGATCTGCGACGCCGACACATCGACGTTCTTCCTCTCCCATTGGGCCCGCGAACGCGGTGCATTCACCTTGTCGGAAGCCGTGCGGCGGCTCACGTCGCAGCCGGCTTCGGTCATTCGTCTCAAGGAGCGCGGACAATTGCGGGCAGGCTGGTTCGCCGACGTCAACGTCTTCGACTTCGACCGCCTCGCCACCCGCTACCCCGACTACGTCTACGATTTCCCGGGCGGCAAGGGTCGCTTCGTCGTGCATTCCGACGGCTATGCCGCGACCCTGGTCAACGGCAGGGTCATCGCGGAGAACGGCACCCACACCGGCACCCGCCCGGGACGCGTGATCCGCACCTTCGACCGCTGACCCGCCACAACGGTGTCTGACACCGTTGTGGCGGGTTGGGGGAGAACGGGTCGACGCAGCTAGGTTGCGGCGCATGGCCGAAGACGTACTGCAAGCGCCGCTCGTGCTCGAGTACCCGTTCACGCGTACCACCGGACCCGTCGTGGGGGCGTTCCTCACCGGGCTTCGTGAAGGTGTCGTGCTCGGGGTGAAGCGGGCCGACGGTTCCGTGATGTGTCCGCCGCTCGAGTACGACCCGGCCGACGCGTCACCGCTGGGTGAGATGGTCGAGGTCGGCCAGGCCGGCACCGTCGTGTCGTGGAGTTGGGGCGGCCCGCCGCGAGCCCAGCAGCCGTTCGATCGCGACATCGCCTGGGCGCTCATCACCCTCGACGGGGCCGACACGCCGATGTTGCACGCCGTGTTCGTCGATGGCCCTGCCGACATGTCCACCGGCATGCGGGTCCGGATCGAGTGGCGCGACGAACGTGTCGGCCACATCGCCGACATCGCCGGCTTCGTCGCCGAGGAGAACGACTGATGGCCTACACGAAGAGCCAGGACCCCTCGAGCCGTCCGGCCGGACTCGACGTCGAACTGAAGGTGCCCGAGTCGATCGCCGGTGTGGAGCGCGTGCAGAGCGTCCGCACACCCATCCGGATCGAATACACCTACACGCCCGGAGTTGCCCTCTCCACCTATCTGCGGGGCATGAAGGACAAGAAGATCCTCGCCGAGCGATGCCCGAAGACCGGCCAGGTCTTCGTGCCACCCCGCGGCGTGAGCCCGGTGGCCGGGATCATGACCGAGGGCCCGGTCGAGCTGCCCGACACCGGCTACGTCGAGTCGTTCAACATCACCCGGGTACCCATCGCGACCCGCCCCGAGCTGCAACCGCCCTATGTCTCGGGCTGGATCGTGCTCGACGGCGCCTCGGTGGGGTTCATGGGGCTCGTGATCAATTGTGCGCCTGAGGATGTGAAGCTCGGTACCCGTGTGCGGGCGGTGTGGAAGCCCGACGACGAACTCGAGATGTCCGCGACCAACATCCTGGGATGGGAGCCGACGGGCGAACCCGATGTCGACATCCCCGACATCGAGACCATCGGCCAGAAGGGGGAGCTGGAGTCATGAGCGACACCGGTCTTCGAGACATCGCAATCGTTTCCTTCGCCCAGCGTCAGCAGGCCGCGATCCGCACCGAGTCCGAGGTCGAGTTCATGGTGCCGCTCATGGCGCAGGCCAAGGACGCGGTGGGGCTCACCCAACAGGACATGGGCTTCACCTGCTCCGGGTCCTCCGACTTCCTCGCCGGCCAGGCATTCTCCTTCGTGGCCACCATCGACGGCACCGGGCCGGTGCCGCCGATCAGCGAATCGCACGTCGAGCAGGACGGCGCCTGGGCCCTCTACGAGGCATGGGTCAAGCTGCAATGCGGCGACGTCGACACCGCCTTCGTCTATTCGTACGGCAAGTCGTCGCCGGGTTCGCTGCGCGATGTCCTGGCCACGCAGATGGACCCGTACTACGTGGCCCCGTTGTGGCCCGACGCCTTCGCGATCGAGGGCATCGCCGCCCGCATGCTTCTCGAGTCGGGCAAGGTCTCCGAACGTCGGCTGGCCGAGATCGCGTCCCGCTCCCGTGAGCACGCAGCGTCCAACCCGCATGCCGTGCGCGCGACACCGAAATCGGTCGAGGAGATCCTCGCCGAGGAGTACCTGGCTGATCCGCTACGGCCCTCCGATATTCCGGCCTCGGCCGATGGCGGCTGCGCCATGGTGCTGGCCGCCGGCGATCGTGCTCGCGACCTGTGCGACCGGCCCGTCTGGATCCGCGGCATCGACCATCGCATCGACGCCCACACCCTCGGCGCCCGCGATCTGACCACCGCGATGTCGGCCCGTATTGCGGCCGAGAAGGCCGGCGTGAGCAACGACAAGATCGATTTCGCCGAACTGCATGCGCCGTTCACCACCAGCGAGGCGGTGCTCATCGACGCGCTGGGCCTCGGTGACGACGTCGTCATCAATCCGTCGGGTGGGGCGCTGGCCGCGCATACGATGATGGCCGCCGGCCACATCCGCTTCGGTGAGGCGTTCGAACGCATCGCCCGAGGCGACGGCGACCGTGCCGTCGTCCATGCAACGGCCGGTCCGGTCCTGCAACAGAACATGGTTGCCGTACTGGAGGGGGAGTGAGCATGGCACTGGGTTCAGGAAGCAAGGAACGCACCGCCGTCATCGGTGTCGGTCAGACCAAGTACGCCTCGACCCGGGGCGACGTGTCGATGGCCGGTCTGCTGCGTGAGGCCGCGTATCGCGCACTGGAGATGGCCGGGAAGACCTGGGACGAGATCGACGCAGTCGTGATGGGGAAGGCCCCCGACTTCTTCGAGGGCGTGATGATGCCCGAGATCTACCTGTCCGAGGCGCTCGGGTGTGTGGGCAAGCCGATCATGCGGGTCCACACGGCCGGCT encodes:
- a CDS encoding TetR/AcrR family transcriptional regulator, giving the protein MSSSTTPEPMRPLTQKQAERRRRVLVAAIELAAVGGYEGVQMREVADRADVALGTVYHYFTSKDHLLAESMTEWLSGLEASIERRPAVGDTTLERVLDILRRTTRGMAENRQISAAVIGGLIAEGPHGAASQEALHVMFSAMLRSAFEPEFPAERRDKIIRSLEHIWFSELIAWKNGWNPYEQSAQELEDAAVLFLEGVD
- a CDS encoding amidohydrolase family protein — translated: MSHELIIRGGTVVDGTGAEPVSADVAIDGERISAIGDLSHATAAEEIDATGKIVSPGFVDLHTHLDAQIGWDPMMTSASWHGITTAVIGNCGVTFAPVKPENREYLAEMMESVEDIPKDAILSGLPWNWSTYGEYLDAVEGLNPALNVVGLVGHCAVRYHVMGERSLSDEAPTAAELAEIGEIAGQAVTDGAVGFSTSRILLHKVPDGRHVPGTWAPIEEYVAVGEAMQAAGGGLFQGVLDMATRRDEEYRLLDAVADTGADVLFSGGVGDAPPRVVQRQDEYFQSQNARGRRISAISQTRPGGILVGLRQMMPVFSPAWKALADLPTMEARLAVLHDADERAVLLEEGVAAGTWYDPAHIHPLGLEEYPDYQVEGHEQGSIAALAEVAGVHPVELIVDRLLRSEGRELYNVWFFNRAADSLADYLQLDHVAPGLGDAGAHVGQICDADTSTFFLSHWARERGAFTLSEAVRRLTSQPASVIRLKERGQLRAGWFADVNVFDFDRLATRYPDYVYDFPGGKGRFVVHSDGYAATLVNGRVIAENGTHTGTRPGRVIRTFDR
- a CDS encoding OB-fold domain-containing protein, with the protein product MAEDVLQAPLVLEYPFTRTTGPVVGAFLTGLREGVVLGVKRADGSVMCPPLEYDPADASPLGEMVEVGQAGTVVSWSWGGPPRAQQPFDRDIAWALITLDGADTPMLHAVFVDGPADMSTGMRVRIEWRDERVGHIADIAGFVAEEND
- a CDS encoding Zn-ribbon domain-containing OB-fold protein, translated to MAYTKSQDPSSRPAGLDVELKVPESIAGVERVQSVRTPIRIEYTYTPGVALSTYLRGMKDKKILAERCPKTGQVFVPPRGVSPVAGIMTEGPVELPDTGYVESFNITRVPIATRPELQPPYVSGWIVLDGASVGFMGLVINCAPEDVKLGTRVRAVWKPDDELEMSATNILGWEPTGEPDVDIPDIETIGQKGELES
- a CDS encoding lipid-transfer protein, with the protein product MSDTGLRDIAIVSFAQRQQAAIRTESEVEFMVPLMAQAKDAVGLTQQDMGFTCSGSSDFLAGQAFSFVATIDGTGPVPPISESHVEQDGAWALYEAWVKLQCGDVDTAFVYSYGKSSPGSLRDVLATQMDPYYVAPLWPDAFAIEGIAARMLLESGKVSERRLAEIASRSREHAASNPHAVRATPKSVEEILAEEYLADPLRPSDIPASADGGCAMVLAAGDRARDLCDRPVWIRGIDHRIDAHTLGARDLTTAMSARIAAEKAGVSNDKIDFAELHAPFTTSEAVLIDALGLGDDVVINPSGGALAAHTMMAAGHIRFGEAFERIARGDGDRAVVHATAGPVLQQNMVAVLEGE